In Myxococcus stipitatus, the following are encoded in one genomic region:
- a CDS encoding site-2 protease family protein, whose translation MDMVPAARPAPRYWLHLLLLLLTVVTTFTSYLLYFHFQRPYSPGEISSEAATRALSFSLSLLAILGSHEMGHYLLARIHRVDTSLPYFIPLPVLGVGTLGAVIRIRDRIPHRNALVDIGAAGPLAGLVVALPILFWGLSHSTVVDAPRVPMQFPGESSLWVYGRELFTWVMAKVTHAPPAPEETFHGVQTVFGDSLLMQGLTWLALGPLPEGKDVLVHPVVIAGWFGLLVTLLNLMPMGQLDGGHLAFALMGRHAHWVGRAMAALLLFLTLFVTASWGLWLLVTSKVVGFGHPEVVEPGLPLSPSRKLICALCLLALIGCAMPVPLRQVVS comes from the coding sequence ATGGACATGGTTCCCGCCGCGCGTCCCGCTCCCCGGTACTGGCTCCATCTGTTGTTGTTGCTGCTGACGGTGGTGACGACGTTCACGTCGTACTTGCTCTACTTCCACTTCCAGCGGCCCTACTCCCCGGGGGAGATTTCATCTGAGGCGGCCACGCGGGCGCTCTCGTTCAGCCTGTCGCTTTTGGCCATCCTGGGCTCCCACGAGATGGGCCACTACCTGCTGGCGCGCATCCACCGGGTGGACACGTCCTTGCCTTATTTCATCCCCTTGCCGGTGTTGGGCGTGGGCACGCTGGGCGCGGTCATCCGCATCCGCGACCGCATCCCGCATCGCAACGCGTTGGTGGACATTGGCGCGGCGGGGCCGTTGGCGGGGCTGGTGGTGGCGCTGCCCATCCTCTTCTGGGGCCTGTCTCATTCCACGGTGGTGGATGCGCCGCGAGTGCCCATGCAGTTTCCGGGCGAGTCATCGCTGTGGGTCTACGGCCGCGAGCTCTTCACGTGGGTGATGGCGAAGGTGACACATGCTCCTCCCGCGCCGGAGGAGACCTTCCATGGCGTCCAGACGGTGTTTGGTGACAGCCTGTTGATGCAGGGGTTGACGTGGTTGGCGCTGGGGCCCTTGCCGGAGGGGAAGGACGTGCTGGTTCATCCCGTGGTCATCGCGGGTTGGTTCGGGTTGCTCGTCACGTTGCTCAACCTGATGCCCATGGGGCAACTGGATGGGGGCCACCTGGCCTTCGCGCTCATGGGGCGTCACGCGCACTGGGTGGGCCGGGCGATGGCCGCGCTGCTGTTGTTCCTCACGCTGTTCGTCACCGCGTCCTGGGGGCTGTGGCTCCTGGTGACGAGCAAGGTGGTGGGCTTCGGGCATCCAGAGGTCGTGGAGCCGGGACTCCCCCTGAGTCCTTCACGCAAGCTCATCTGTGCGCTGTGCCTCTTGGCCCTCATCGGCTGCGCGATGCCCGTGCCGCTGCGTCAGGTGGTGTCATGA
- a CDS encoding ATP-dependent DNA helicase, with the protein MPLPVSSTLSVDSLLGPGGALQVALPAYEHRPEQLQMARAVERAFAERSYLLAEAGTGTGKTLAYLVPALLSGRRVVVSTATKTLQDQIFFKDLPLLREKMGLTFEAAYLKGRNNYLCLHRYDAFSKEPQFGSRDESRYWPKLKAWAEDTQTGDRSELDLPESFSAWPRLSTTSETCMGTRCPLYETCFVTRMRKRAESADLLVVNHHLFFADLSLRSSGKRTEGVLPWYDAVIFDEAHALEDAASGHFGVGVSNYRLEELARDAVASVKEEDARHAMLRALSARLRTGADAFFAQAPRALGLSGHESSVALHAEAMGKLTSALGGVREGLAALSAFTAGEREPELAAITRRADELEEQLSFLEKVESADHVYWAEQRGKGLFLRASPIDVAKELRERMYGALDTVVYTSATLAAESRFDFFARRMGLYGEDGQTVTRVRTLAVPSPFDYPSQAALYLPTHLPDPSAPGFIEAAAEEIIRLCEVSGGRAFVLFTSLRNMVRAYELAAGRLPYQALLQGERPKAQLLEAFRDTPSVLFAAHSFWEGVDVPGDALSLVIIDRLPFASPGDPLVAARIKQLQMRGEEPFEQYQLPQAALALRQGFGRLIRTQSDKGIVAMLDRRILTKAYGQVFLDSLPDARRVDDLVELSRWFNGPVRPLRALRPVD; encoded by the coding sequence ATGCCGCTTCCCGTCTCTTCCACACTCTCCGTCGACAGCCTGTTGGGCCCCGGGGGCGCGCTCCAGGTGGCCCTGCCCGCGTACGAGCACCGCCCGGAGCAACTGCAGATGGCGCGCGCCGTGGAGCGCGCCTTCGCCGAGCGCAGCTACCTGTTGGCCGAGGCGGGCACGGGGACGGGCAAGACGCTCGCCTATCTGGTCCCCGCGCTGTTGTCCGGGCGCCGCGTGGTGGTGTCCACGGCGACGAAGACCCTGCAGGACCAGATCTTCTTCAAGGACCTGCCGCTGCTGCGCGAGAAGATGGGGCTCACCTTCGAGGCCGCGTACCTCAAGGGTCGCAACAACTACCTCTGCCTGCACCGCTATGACGCCTTCTCCAAGGAGCCGCAGTTCGGCTCGCGGGACGAGTCGCGCTACTGGCCCAAGTTGAAGGCCTGGGCCGAGGACACGCAGACCGGCGACCGGAGTGAGCTGGACCTGCCGGAGTCCTTCAGCGCGTGGCCCCGTTTGTCCACCACGTCCGAGACGTGCATGGGCACGCGTTGCCCGCTGTATGAGACGTGTTTCGTCACGCGCATGCGCAAGCGCGCGGAGAGCGCGGACCTCCTGGTGGTCAACCACCACCTCTTCTTCGCGGACCTGTCGCTGAGGAGCTCCGGCAAGCGCACCGAGGGCGTGCTGCCCTGGTACGACGCCGTCATCTTCGACGAGGCACACGCGTTGGAGGACGCGGCCAGCGGCCACTTCGGCGTGGGCGTGTCCAACTACCGTCTGGAGGAGCTGGCGCGCGACGCGGTGGCGTCGGTGAAGGAAGAGGACGCGCGGCACGCGATGCTGCGGGCGTTGTCGGCGCGGCTGCGCACGGGCGCGGATGCCTTCTTCGCGCAGGCGCCTCGGGCGTTGGGCCTGTCCGGACACGAGTCCTCCGTGGCGCTCCATGCGGAGGCGATGGGCAAGCTGACCAGCGCGCTGGGCGGTGTGCGCGAGGGGCTGGCCGCGCTGTCCGCTTTCACCGCGGGAGAGCGCGAGCCGGAGCTGGCCGCGATCACGCGCCGCGCGGACGAGTTGGAGGAGCAGCTCTCCTTCCTGGAGAAGGTGGAGTCCGCGGACCACGTGTACTGGGCGGAGCAGCGGGGCAAGGGGTTGTTCCTGCGCGCCAGTCCCATCGACGTGGCGAAGGAGCTGCGCGAGCGGATGTATGGCGCGCTCGACACGGTGGTGTACACGTCCGCGACGTTGGCGGCGGAAAGCCGCTTCGACTTCTTCGCGCGGCGCATGGGTTTGTATGGCGAGGATGGCCAGACGGTGACGCGTGTTCGCACGCTCGCGGTGCCCAGCCCGTTCGACTATCCGAGCCAGGCTGCGTTGTATCTGCCCACGCATCTTCCGGACCCGAGCGCCCCGGGCTTCATCGAAGCGGCGGCGGAAGAAATCATCCGGCTCTGCGAGGTATCGGGAGGCCGGGCCTTCGTGCTCTTCACGTCGCTGCGCAACATGGTGCGCGCGTATGAGCTGGCGGCGGGGCGGTTGCCGTATCAGGCGCTGCTCCAGGGTGAGCGGCCCAAGGCGCAGCTCCTGGAGGCGTTCCGCGACACGCCCAGCGTGCTCTTCGCGGCGCACAGCTTCTGGGAGGGCGTGGATGTGCCAGGGGATGCGCTGAGCCTGGTCATCATCGACCGGCTCCCCTTCGCGTCACCGGGGGACCCCTTGGTGGCGGCGCGCATCAAGCAGCTCCAGATGCGGGGCGAGGAGCCCTTCGAGCAGTATCAGCTCCCCCAGGCGGCGCTGGCGCTGCGTCAGGGCTTCGGGCGGTTGATTCGCACGCAGTCGGACAAGGGCATCGTCGCCATGCTGGACCGGCGGATTCTCACCAAGGCGTATGGCCAGGTCTTCCTGGACAGCTTGCCGGACGCGCGGCGGGTGGATGACCTGGTGGAGTTGAGCCGCTGGTTCAACGGCCCCGTGCGTCCGCTGCGGGCTTTGCGTCCGGTGGACTGA
- a CDS encoding TonB-dependent receptor translates to MPRPVRDVPATTVVLPREEIDRSPTLTQDSLVRTLPSVATFRRTPSLVADPTAQGLNVRGLAPSGVARTLVLLDGVPVNDPLGGWVFWRSLPRLGLERIEVVPGGGSALYGSSALGGVVQLISRPITGPALDADITYGNRGTGLLAARGAQRWGAIAAALETELLTSNGYPIVTPAQRGAIDSDTPSNHAVLNGRVDAQLSDALSLTARANLFRENQNGGTRFTTARVDLAQLSASARLQTDTFGAFTLDLFGRALRFEQDRARVAQDRGAESLAASQSVPANDQGASLVWTAPGWSAGGVHHLSAGIDTRRLSGTSREHLFPPTQSPDTVVSRETGGTQWASGLFLQDLYALSSDLELSAALRLDVWRNTRGLQRINRVSGASDATTFDDRTENQLSPRLGLRWRPWEVLTVRASGYRAFRAPTLNELYRPFQVGTVLTAANADLRAERLWGAEAGVEAQPLRTLTARVTGFWNVLEDPITNVTLPGGTGRQRQNLGRARVRGVEASVDWRLSRRWTTLLAYTFVDPTVTAAPGQPELVGRQLAQDPRHRGTVSLTFEDPALITATVQLRATGPQFEDDLNERRMGGALVVDAALSRRLFWKVDVFGAVENLFDREYLAGRAGVDTLGPPMLARVGLRLRDAL, encoded by the coding sequence ATGCCGCGCCCGGTGCGCGATGTCCCCGCCACCACCGTGGTGCTCCCCCGCGAGGAGATCGACCGCAGCCCCACGCTGACCCAGGACTCCCTCGTCCGCACCCTTCCCTCCGTCGCCACCTTCCGCCGCACGCCCAGCCTCGTCGCCGACCCCACCGCTCAAGGACTCAACGTGCGCGGACTCGCCCCCTCGGGCGTCGCACGCACGCTCGTCCTCCTCGATGGTGTCCCCGTCAATGACCCGCTCGGCGGCTGGGTCTTCTGGCGCTCGCTTCCTCGACTCGGACTCGAACGCATCGAAGTGGTCCCCGGCGGCGGCTCCGCCCTCTACGGCAGCTCCGCGCTCGGCGGCGTCGTGCAGCTCATCTCCCGCCCCATCACCGGCCCCGCGCTCGACGCGGATATCACCTACGGCAACCGGGGCACCGGACTGCTCGCCGCGCGAGGCGCTCAACGTTGGGGCGCCATCGCCGCCGCACTCGAGACCGAGCTGCTCACCAGCAACGGCTACCCCATCGTGACACCCGCCCAGCGCGGTGCCATCGACAGCGATACCCCCAGCAATCATGCCGTCCTCAACGGCCGCGTCGACGCCCAACTCTCCGATGCCCTCTCCCTGACCGCTCGCGCCAACCTCTTCCGCGAGAACCAGAACGGCGGCACGCGCTTCACCACCGCCCGCGTGGACCTGGCCCAACTCAGCGCGAGCGCACGGCTTCAAACAGACACCTTCGGCGCCTTCACCCTCGACCTCTTCGGACGCGCCCTGCGCTTCGAGCAGGACCGCGCGCGTGTCGCGCAAGACCGTGGCGCCGAATCACTCGCGGCTTCCCAGTCCGTGCCCGCCAATGACCAGGGCGCCTCCCTCGTGTGGACCGCTCCGGGCTGGAGCGCCGGTGGCGTCCATCACCTCTCCGCGGGCATCGACACACGACGACTCTCGGGCACCTCCCGCGAGCACCTCTTCCCACCCACGCAATCCCCCGACACCGTCGTCTCGCGAGAGACCGGGGGTACCCAGTGGGCCAGCGGACTGTTCCTCCAGGACCTCTACGCCCTCTCCTCCGACCTGGAGCTGTCCGCCGCGCTCCGGCTCGATGTGTGGCGCAACACCCGAGGCCTCCAGCGCATCAACCGCGTCAGCGGCGCCTCCGACGCCACCACCTTCGACGACCGCACCGAGAACCAGCTCAGCCCACGCCTCGGCCTGCGCTGGCGCCCGTGGGAAGTCCTCACCGTGCGAGCCTCCGGCTACCGCGCCTTCCGAGCCCCCACGCTCAACGAGCTCTATCGCCCCTTCCAGGTGGGCACCGTGCTCACCGCCGCCAACGCGGACCTTCGCGCGGAGCGACTGTGGGGCGCCGAGGCAGGCGTCGAAGCCCAGCCCCTCCGCACCCTCACCGCACGCGTCACCGGTTTCTGGAACGTCCTCGAAGACCCCATCACCAACGTCACACTTCCGGGAGGCACCGGACGTCAGCGACAGAACCTGGGCCGCGCTCGCGTGCGCGGAGTGGAAGCCAGCGTCGACTGGCGACTGTCACGCCGGTGGACGACGCTCCTCGCGTACACCTTCGTGGACCCCACCGTCACCGCCGCGCCCGGCCAGCCTGAACTGGTGGGCCGGCAGCTCGCGCAGGACCCCAGACACCGAGGCACCGTCAGCCTCACCTTCGAGGACCCGGCACTCATCACCGCCACCGTGCAGCTTCGCGCCACCGGCCCTCAGTTCGAGGATGACCTGAACGAGCGGCGCATGGGCGGAGCGCTCGTGGTGGACGCCGCGCTCAGCCGCCGGCTCTTCTGGAAGGTGGACGTCTTCGGGGCCGTGGAGAACCTCTTCGACCGCGAGTACCTCGCGGGTCGCGCGGGCGTGGACACCCTGGGCCCACCGATGCTCGCGCGCGTGGGCCTGCGGCTTCGCGACGCCCTCTGA
- a CDS encoding LysR family transcriptional regulator translates to MSITHLQSFVAVAEERHVGRAARRLHLTQPPLSRHILALEEELGTRLFERTRQGMRLLPAGEVFLLHARRILAEVDTAVVTVRGLAARDTGG, encoded by the coding sequence GTGAGCATCACGCACCTCCAGTCCTTCGTCGCCGTGGCCGAGGAAAGGCACGTGGGCCGGGCCGCACGGCGGCTCCACCTCACCCAACCGCCGCTCAGCCGGCACATCCTCGCGCTGGAAGAGGAGTTGGGAACCCGACTGTTCGAGCGCACGCGGCAGGGCATGCGGTTGCTGCCCGCGGGCGAGGTCTTCCTGCTCCATGCCCGGAGAATCCTCGCGGAGGTGGACACGGCGGTGGTCACCGTGCGCGGGCTCGCGGCTCGTGACACGGGCGGGTGA
- the map gene encoding type I methionyl aminopeptidase has protein sequence MGTPLFKGAEVERLRRAGAAAAGTLAWVAGKLAPGISTEDINTWVREDTARRGGTPSQLGYHGFPATVCTSRNNVVCHGIPRPDERLKPGDIINVDVTTCLDGYHGDTSATFCIGEVSADARHVVDVARRCRDVGISVVRHGAKLGDVGAAIEELAVKEGCSIVRDFGGHGIGRSMHAPPHVPHFGKRGTGLTLRSGMVITIEPMVNLGRPEIRMLPDGWTVVTEDGSLSAQFEHTLLVTREGCEILTPSPHLLVADVSSASQLAEAR, from the coding sequence ATGGGAACTCCATTGTTCAAGGGCGCGGAGGTCGAGCGCCTCCGCCGCGCGGGAGCAGCGGCCGCTGGCACGCTCGCCTGGGTCGCTGGAAAGCTGGCCCCGGGCATCTCCACCGAAGACATCAACACCTGGGTTCGCGAGGACACGGCCCGCCGCGGTGGCACCCCGAGCCAGTTGGGCTACCACGGCTTTCCCGCGACGGTCTGCACCAGCCGCAACAACGTCGTCTGTCACGGCATCCCTCGTCCCGATGAACGGCTGAAGCCCGGAGACATCATCAACGTGGATGTCACCACGTGCCTGGACGGCTATCACGGTGACACCTCCGCGACGTTCTGCATCGGTGAAGTCTCCGCCGACGCACGCCATGTGGTGGACGTGGCGCGCCGGTGTCGCGACGTGGGCATCTCCGTGGTCCGTCACGGCGCCAAGCTAGGGGACGTGGGCGCGGCCATCGAGGAGCTGGCCGTGAAGGAAGGGTGCAGCATCGTGCGGGATTTCGGCGGGCACGGCATCGGCCGTTCGATGCACGCTCCACCGCACGTGCCTCACTTCGGGAAGCGCGGCACGGGGCTCACCTTGCGCTCGGGAATGGTCATCACCATCGAGCCCATGGTGAACCTGGGACGCCCCGAGATTCGCATGCTCCCGGATGGTTGGACGGTGGTGACGGAGGACGGAAGCCTCTCCGCGCAGTTCGAGCACACCCTCCTGGTCACCCGCGAGGGCTGCGAGATTCTCACGCCCTCTCCACATCTCTTGGTCGCGGACGTGTCTTCAGCGTCCCAGCTCGCCGAAGCACGGTGA